A single region of the Silene latifolia isolate original U9 population chromosome 8, ASM4854445v1, whole genome shotgun sequence genome encodes:
- the LOC141596346 gene encoding putative protein phosphatase 2C 11, with the protein MNQSNQNMINNNSSSSSSSNFPNSSDSFCTSSSSSTVSLPTSTTSSNPSSSSSSSSSLNSPATSSMTSRDPDLPFSGGGISFLTGKQQMRFSYGYSTFKGKRASMEDYFETKISEIDGQMVAFFGVFDGHGGSRTAEYLKNNLFDNLCSHPDFIRDTKTAIVEAFKQTDVNYLSEEKDQLRGAGSTASTALLVGGRLLVANVGDSRVVASRDGSAVPLSVDHKPDRSDERQRIENAGGFVIWAGTWRVGGVLAVSRAFGDKLLKEYVTAEPEIQEQEIAGVDFIIIASDGLWNVISNKDAVSIVQDIKDAEQASRKLTAEAFARGSADNITCLVVRFEKEQQNCD; encoded by the exons atgaatcAATCAAACCAAAACATGATCaacaacaacagcagcagcagcagcagcagcaacttCCCCAATTCTTCTGATTCTTTCTgtacttcctcttcttcttcaactGTCTCATTACCCACCAGTACGACGTCGTCTaacccatcatcatcatcatcttcatcttcatcactAAATAGTCCTGCAACTTCTTCAATGACTAGTCGTGATCCCGATTTGCCCTTCAGTGGAGGTGGTATAAg CTTTCTCACTGGAAAACAGCAAATGAGGTTCAGTTACGGATATTCTACTTTCAAAGGGAAAAGAGCTTCAATGGAAGATTATTTTGAGACCAAAATATCAGAGATTGATGGTCAGATGGTTGCATTTTTTGGTGTTTTTGATG GTCATGGGGGTTCCAGAACTGCTGAATATCTTAAGAACAATCTATTTGATAATTTGTGCAGCCATCCCGACTTTATAAGAGACACAAAAACGGCTATAG TGGAAGCATTTAAACAGACAGATGTAAATTATCTCAGTGAGGAGAAAGACCAGCTAAGAGGAGCAGGGTCAACTGCATCAACTGCCTTATTGGTTGGTGGACGCTTGCTTGTTGCCAACGTAGGTGATTCCAGAGTAGTTGCCAGCAGAGATGGATCTG CTGTTCCTTTGTCAGTGGACCATAAGCCTGATAGATCGGATGAACGTCAAAGAATTGAAAATGCTGGAGGCTTTGTTATTTGGGCTG GGACGTGGAGAGTTGGAGGAGTACTTGCAGTTTCTCGAGCATTTGGAGACAAATTACTCAAAGAGTATGTGACAGCTGAACCAGAAATTCAG GAGCAAGAGATTGCTGGGGTAGATTTTATCATCATTGCAAGTGATGGACTATGGAATGTTATCTCGAACAAG GATGCTGTCTCTATTGTGCAAGACATAAAAGACGCTGAACAAGCATCAAGAAAACTTACTGCAGAAGCTTTTGCACGAGGGAGCGCCGACAATATTACTTGTCTTGTTGTTAGGTTCGAGAAGGAGCAACAAAACTGCGATTGA